Genomic segment of Xenopus laevis strain J_2021 chromosome 4S, Xenopus_laevis_v10.1, whole genome shotgun sequence:
AGCAAGATCCTGCATTTTGGGTAGAATATCCTTATTTTGGCCTGCACCTAGTCTATGCACTTCAGTTGCTGCTTTCTCTAGTGTTTCTGCTTTCTGTTCTGTAATTTGAATATGTCCTTTACTGCGGTCTCCATTGATACTGCAATTTCTATAGCTCATTTAAAACTAGTGTTATCCTCTGTTAGCAGCCTTTTCACTGCATAATCCACATACATATCTGTCccttagtgcatcattcagtccATACTTAAAATCACAGTGTTCTGCCAGTTTCTTTAACTCTGCTGCAAACCCAGAAAACGATCTCACCCTCTTGCTGGTTTCACTTATGAAATCGGAATCTTTCTGCTGTGACCAggggcttaaagagatactgacaccagaaattaaaccatttttacatctatcatagtattggcttcaaggttttgcttttatttgactcactgaactaatatttagttgtataacgactgtttctgagaactgctgtgTTGCATGGagacttctggcacctgttacattccaaaatttttctgtatttcctggttttgcctcagaaaaggagattttcttacctgaaaaatctttttctagtaggcccgtactgtcagtgcaggacgactgggggtTAACttgctcctctctggaggcaggacaaactctTGCTTCTTGAGACTCCTCCTTCCTGTTATCTCCACCTCCTCTCCAGTTTATTATAAAGCCTGTCGGTGGAGATGGTTAACCTAACTGACCTAACTATATACAGACGagcagcaaaaacaaaaaccGGCACTCCACCAATgggcgggatgctgcactgacagtacgggcctactagaaaaagatttttcaggtaagaaaatctccttttctaagtcggccctacctgtcagtgcaggacgactggggatgTCCCAGAGCCGTCCTAAAAAGAGGGTGGGCAAAAAACTAACTTAACTGAACAAACTGTAGTGTACGGATCAGACTATGCAGGAACTAAGTAGATGCTACTGCTGCTTgtagcaccttcctgccaaaaaccccttctgaagagGCGAGAACATCCAATTTATAAAATTTGGAAAATGTGTGTAGAGAACTCCAGGTGGCTGCCTTACATAACATATCTGGAGAAGCTGAATTTTGAAGTGCCCAGGAAGCACTGATCTTCCTGGTAGAATGGGCCTTAAGATTAGAGGGAATGCCCTGACCAACTCTAGTATATGATTCTGAAATAGTGGAGACTATCCATCTAGCTAGAGTAGCTCTAGAAGCAGGCTGACCCATCTTAGTGGAGCCAAAAAGAACCAATAAAGCATCTGCCTTCCTGAATAGTGAAGATCTCTTGAGATAAAACTTCAAAGCTCTGACTGGATCAAGTTTATGAAGTTGTCTTTCAGCAGGACTGGACGGCTTCGGGCAAAATGATGGAAGGACAATTTCTTGGTTAATGTGGAATGCAGATGTTACTTTCGGAAGGTAAGATGGCACCGTGCGTAGCACCGCTTTATCCTGATGAAAAATTAACCAAGGTTGTTTGTAGGACAAGGCCGTGAGATCGGAGACCCTGCGCCCTGAGCAGATTGCAAGTAAAAATGCTACTTTCCAAGAAACATATTTGATGTCCACCGTATCCATAGGTTCAAACGGGGCCTGCTGAAGAGCTCCCAAGACAAGATTCAAGTCCCAAGGCGGAACTGGGTTCCTATGTGGAGGATAAAGGTGCAAAAGTGCTTGAAAATATTGCCTGAACTCTTCTTCTTTGATATTTCTTACTGTTATGAAAACAGCAGACTGAAATGTACATGCAAAATCTACTCAGATAATGTGATATTGTCGGCATTACAAAAGTATAACACTGCATGTTACCTACATATGGAAGATATCTTtgtctgcttaataaataaaaagttgaaaaaaaaaaaaaaatattgcctgAACTCCGGCAAGATTGCCCATTGAGTCTGGTAAAGGGAGGAAAGGGCCGACAGCTGAACCTTCAATGCTGAGACACTAAGACCTTTATCCAGCCCATGTTGCAAAAATTCCAATATTTGTGGTGATCGACAGACCTTCCAGTCTAAGTGATGGGACTCTGACCAACCAAGGAACCTCTGCCAAACCCGATAGTAAGATCTTGCCGTAGAAGCTTTGCGGGCGGCTAACAGCGTAGTTGTGACCGCTGGAGAGAATCCCCTGTTCCGCCACAGCTGGGATTCAATAGCCATGCAGTCAATTTTAGTTGATGAATGTTGTTCGCCACTGCCGGTCCCTGAGATAGAAGGTTGGGAATCTGAGGGAGGATCCATGGTTCTGCTTGCGACAACTGAATGAGATCCGCGAACCACGTGCGTCGAGGCCACCATGGTGCTATCAGAATTGTGGAGACGTTTTCCATTCTTATCTTTTGAATGACCTTGG
This window contains:
- the LOC121393209 gene encoding uncharacterized protein LOC121393209, encoding MVISRDQIAHQQSGTQSSLQCPTTLAAVSSHQARSYTIGQRNHSGISQPPRGHQKCNCAAGGDTNHGMGGTERCPHHGYLHTRGAKLAGRLPQPAHPGPRGMAIESGDISSNIKQVGDPICRHDGFQIQHATSTILCKNPRLQGGKSGRVSESVGLPPRIRVPSHSTHSQGHSKDKNGKRLHNSDSTMVASTHVVRGSHSVVASRTMDPPSDSQPSISGTGSGEQHSSTKIDCMAIESQLWRNRGFSPAVTTTLLAARKASTARSYYRVWQRFLGWSESHHLDWKVCRSPQILEFLQHGLDKGLSVSALKVQLSALSSLYQTQWAILPEFRQYFQALLHLYPPHRNPVPPWDLNLVLGALQQAPFEPMDTVDIKYVSWKVAFLLAICSGRRVSDLTALSYKQPWLIFHQDKAVLRTVPSYLPKVTSAFHINQEIVLPSFCPKPSSPAERQLHKLDPVRALKFYLKRSSLFRKADALLVLFGSTKMGQPASRATLARWIVSTISESYTRVGQGIPSNLKAHSTRKISASWALQNSASPDMLCKAATWSSLHTFSKFYKLDVLASSEGVFGRKVLQAAVAST